The genomic stretch TTTACTGATGCTGAATCTTATGTTTCATGCTGTAAGACAGAAACTGGGTTTACAAGAATACTGTTATTAGGGATTCAGCTCCTGGAAAAGCCCAAGCCAAAATACTTTTTCAGTCATGTTCTCCACAAAGCAATAGAAGACAAAGAATGAGAGGGACAGATTGTAGAACCCTCACAGTTTTCTCACAGACTGTCCCATAATTGTAAACTTCACATTACAGTCCTAAACTGTGGCGTATCAATCCCTACACTAAACCATTACGtagcaaacacagaaagcacaggCTGAGATTGTGTCTTAGTACTTTATTTTACCCTCAAAACTCTGATTTCCTGGAGGTTATTTGGATATTACTCATATTTCTGCTTGTCTTGAAAGTGGATTTTGTAGAAGAGTTGGCTGAAATACTcttatttgattattttcctgctgaaatAGTCTTTTTCCCAGTCTGTAAGTTTCCAAAGAGAGCttttacattttgaaatgcTGTCCTGTTAGAATATCAtgctttttgtttattcttatagactccttttttgttttcctttattttaatgctttcttgTCACACAGTCTATACCCTCAGCTCATGTGACTTTTTTCAcaggttttttgtgttttttttctcattctgccATCCTTTATCTGCTTTTGATTTTGACATATTGAAGAATggcagaaagaaactgaaaaatgtcCTAAAATAATTGTGAACATTACCTGTTTCTGGCATAGgcgattaaaaaaaaataaagaagggatgggacaatacagaaaaagactttttcttgaaaataaaatgaaacaaacagatCCAAACAGTGTCATTGCTTCGGTGCATTGAAAAGATaaacatttttggttttttcaatgtttttctgctgtgggtttgtttggtttctttttttttttttttttcttagtctttttcctgtttcccatTAAGATGCTATTCAGGGATAAATCGCCCAGTACTCTCTCCCCATTGCACTGTGGATTTTATAGAGCTTATTTCTTTAACACAACGTGCATGCATGAACTTTCTTATGGACAAATGtggcataagaaaaaaaaagtttattaaaaataaaaatctctttttgcaaaaataaagcagtgacAGAACCTGAAATTTCAAAAAGCTTTGTTACAATGAGTATAAATCATTTATCTCTCCAGAGCAGAATGTATTTTGAACTACCTTGTTTAGACTTCCATCATTTGTCCCTTATCCAGCATCATCTCAAGGCAAACCTtaagtttttctctctttcagaagCTCTTTATTCCATGAAAGTCCTTCTCAGTCTGGTGAACGGTTCCAGGGCATAGGACTCTCCACTGTTACACAGGATCTTGCAACCAGCATTTCTCTTGGGCAGTAGAAGTTAGCTAGTAATTTTCACCAATAATTTTCAAAGGCAGTACTTCCAGCAATAGTTTTTAAATGGTGAAATCAGTGTATTTGTGGATGTACACAGGAGAGTTTTGTTTGGTGCGAAGTTCAAGTAATCTGGCAAAGGTTATGTGGCAGAAGGACAGGAGAGAATGTAATGATGTTACCCAGAACACCAAGGTGCCCATCTACATCTCTGCCTAGGAGCTGGTTCTCTGAGCAGGGTACTGGCTGTGAAATTTGCAGTCGTCACTTCGCTTGATGCTTTAGTCATTTCCCCTTTGCTTAAAGTCATAGTTAACAGTTTGCACCCTGCCTCTACAATATTTCTAGGAATTTAGGTGTCTGTAGAGGAAAACCCTGTTCCAGACATACCAGTCAATCCCTGTTTGCCCTATCAAATTTGAAATCAGCCTTCTGTTTGCCAGACAAGCAGGCTATGTATCTTTCACAATAGCATCCTCTGACTGATACTTGTTTTCATAATGAATTGCAGAGATACAATCAATGCACTGATCTGCTTCCAGCAGCCCAATGGTATCTGGCAACAGGCAGGCTGGATTTACGGTTGGAGTTTTGACAGATTTCACAAGGAGCATGAAGGATTGATCCTTTCATTCATACTGAAGGCTCTGAGCAATTTGAGGCAGGTCAAGCAACCCTGAACCCACCAGGGAAATGGTAAAGGCTTTATGTCCAACCACAAGAGGGAGATAATTGCAATGCAGAGTCCATGAATACACTGACCTTATGGACTGTGTTATATTTGTGCTGCAAGACATGTCAAGAGGAAAGGCTATGTCTCCCAGTTTAGGGACTGATCTTGGAGGCTTGAACTGATTTAAAGAACAATTGCAGCCTTGCAATATATTCCTCTTGTAATACATCCCTCTGTTATTACAGGAATTCAGAATTTAATTAAATACAAGGAGTCCCAAGGTGTGCATGCCAAAGACGTATTGCTAGCATGAATTTGAaaactgcagctgcacacaCCTGAGATACCATATCACAGTGAAGTCCTTGCTGTGCTCTCTCAGGTTTTGTTCCCCTGCTGTCCCATAGCTTGGTGCAGGAGAGTATGTGTGCATTCCACACTCTCCGAGCGTGGTGAATTGGTACTATCAGACTAAGCTAGCCTTAACAAAAGAGCATGTGCAATACATGGACAGTGCTTCATGGTTGTGCCACAAGGATTGGCATTGGAGgtaggttttttattttgtcccTAGTGGAAAATTTGTCATAAAGGAGActgtagaaaataaaagttcCCTCTGTAGCAGTACTACACAAATCTATTCTCAAGCAAACTCACTACATGTTCTTCAACTAAAAAGCTGGCATGTTTAACACATTGTTAGTGCTCCATGTACAAGTCAGTGGATCAGGCAATGAGCCAGTTTTGCTCTAGGCACACAAGCCTCGACCAAACACAGCTCAGAACAGTACTAAAGTGGGTGTCTCATGGCTGAGCCGAGGACCATCATGAGATCTCAGGTGAGGAAATGCTGATTTCCCTTTGTCCAGGTTCAAGTAGCTGGAAACCTGATGACAGAATCTCCATGCCACAAGCAACTTATACCTGGAATAGGAATGGAGAATTAGTTACATGCAACCCTCAAACTTCTGAATCAGTCCAGGTTCTGATTTTGTGCTCTATTCAAGGCTTAAGTAGCTAGGAAGTTCCTCATTCTCTACAGATTATTGCCCTTAGCCAGCAAACTCAGTAAATCTAGTAAATCACTTCCCCAGAGATATGTTGGGTACCACACATCATCTGAAGAGTCTGAATGGGACAGTTTCACATCTTTTCCTCGTGCATAAGTTCATTACTGTGCACTGAtgcaaagcagttttctttctagGAACCAGCCCACCATTCTAATTCAAAAGATTTCCAGAGATCTTGCTTTCCATTTCTGCTGCCTGCTACATGGCAGCATGAACTCCATTATCAAGCCATTGCAACAATCCCATCCACTCACCCACCCACCTAGAATCAATGGGAGACACAGCAAACAGCCCTTTCCCTCCCAGAGAAAGCTCTGCAACAGATAGAAGTATGACTAGTGTTAATACAACCTTAGATTCTTGGTGTTTTAGCTGCATtcactgctgccatgggcatgtATTCACTGTTGTACTCATGGGACTTGGATTCACACTGCTGATTCTGCCAACACAGAGAAAATGCCATGAATATAATTTGTGGTCATTGTGGTCACTGACCTCTGCCACATCTGCCTTTGTTGTTTAAGTAGGGCAGTTATTCCCACTGCTTTCAGTGGGAATATTTAAGTCAGAAGAGACAGGCACTCACATAGAGAACTTGGaataaaacaaactgaaaatgaaaaacacacatTGTCCAAAAGAATAATGAATGTCCATGATCTCTTTCCTGAGCCAGCTGGTTCTTTGTTTAAGTGCTTTTGCTCCAGAACAGTGCTGGAATTGCTCCACTGATGATTTGTTTCCCCTTCTTGAAGTAAACAATCAGGTGAATTGCTTACCAAGGTAATTTTGCTGACCTGTGCAGCatttcccctctttcctttGATTCCCAGCCTTTAAATTAATAAGCAATTCTGTCttagaaaaattaaatctgaGCTGCTGAATGACTGAATTCCAGGGGTAAATTAACAACTCAGCCTCTTTGTCAAAAACCACATCATGTGCTGAGTGAGTATGTGCCTGTCCCATGTTCTAAATCTCATTAAACCAAGTTACCCATCCATGACCTTTGGAAGGAGGGTCCTGCAGAATCTCATAGACTTGCTTACCTTGTTCCAAAGGTAGCAGGCTATGACACAGCAGACACAAGAAATCATGGCAAACATGATCAGGCCAGTAATTATCCATGGTGTGAGTCCCATTGAAATGCAATCCTCCTTATCTGAAGTTGGGGAGGCAAAAAAAGTCATTACTGATAATTTGtattcccttcctcctccccaccaccaccacccacgTTAACTTTCCAaattctttcccctcttctcttcATATTAACGGAATAGCAAAAGTGAGCTCTAGAGGAGGATTTTCCTGAGGTGAAAAGCCACCTTGGAAAAGTGTATTCCTGCAGGAAGCAGGACATTGCAGTTTCCCAGGAAGGGTGAAACTGTTGGTACACAGAGCTGAAAGTATAgactgaaaagaaaccaaaccaggtCTGAGAGCCTGATGGTATTTCAGATCTGAGCAAAGCTTAGTTTCACTCACATGCAGTGAATACTACAGATGATTTAAAGGGCAACATGGGCAAAAGAAAGGCAGTCATGTTTGGGTAGGAAGGCAAGCTGAGGGACACAAGATTGCCCTTGCCCAGATCAGGGAGAAAATATGATAGGGCGTGAAATATCTGGCAACAGCTATGAACATCTGGCTATGCATAAAAATGGAAACGTACAGCTTTGGGAAACACTGCAGACAAAAAGGGATGCCACATCTTAATTCTGAGAGCTGGTTTaagtttggagaaggctgagagaTAATTTGACCCAACCACGTAACTGTAGCCTTAGCTTCTATCTTTGTTTAGTCCTTGTGTTAAGAGGTAGAAAAAGATAGCAAGAGAAGGACAACAGGCAGTAACATGTTGCAACTGGACTAAACAGAGAACCAAGAAGAGGTATGAGCAAAACCAGATTTCACTCTCTTCGCTTAATATACCAAAGAGTCACTGAgtgaaaaagcaattaaaaattaaagcctATTCAGTGAGTCTTCTGAAGTTAGTCCAAGCCGTTCTCAGTAAAAGGCAAAAAGTCCTCAGCAGCTGTCAAATCTTTTCTGGTCTAAAAAGGCTATAAACTTGAAGGCCTGCTTCAGAGAGGTGAACATAATCTTCACATCAGCGTGGCATCAGAGTTCCACATACCACTACTAGCACAGATATTTGACAGCTGTTTTATGTTttagttgttggggtttttcttatCCTAGGCACATAAAGATAGCTCCgaggatggattttttttctctggcttGAAATAGTCTTAACATTTACACTCAGCAGCGTGTGAAAAGAACAATGGGAAATTTGTGCTGCAGGCAAAGGTGGGACTGCAATACTCTATAAGATGTTTCGCTAGCTTGCACACCACCAACAGTATGCAGAGCTCAGCATGGCCTACAAAGCCTGCCCAAGAAGATGAATAAGTATGGAGAGGTCCCACTGAGCAGTctgccagctcagctccacAGTGACCAGCCCCCTGCTAAGTAGTTTTAAGCTGTCTTAGAAATATCTGTGCAAAATCTAGTCACATTTTTCACTGCAGCATAGCTATGTCCAGTGTCTGCTTATCAGTAGCCTGAAGCGAGGGGAGAAGAGAAGTAAACTTACCTTGGATGTACAAATAGGTTTCCTTCAGCCGGCAATCTATATAAGGAGGGGGTAAGAACTTCTCCAGGCAGTAGGTATACATGTCcatatgttttctttccagatttTTAAGGATGAAAGTGGTGCTGCTTTTTGAATGCATTGTCTGACAGTAGGTGACATTACTCTTGGGGATAACATTCCCCTCACTCAAATGGAGTGCACAGATCTCCTTCTTTTCATGCCCTTTGAAGAGGGTCATGCTGAACTCACTCACATTTTGGGGGTTGGGGAATATGAACTTGAAGTTTCCATTTTCAAATTCCACCGTCATTTGGGAGTCAGAGACATGAGGCAGATCTGAAGACATGAAAACTATAAGTATAGTCGCTCACATAGCAATGAAAAGAATCCCTAAAAATGTTAAGAAACTCATTTAAACAAAGCAAGTGAACCATGCGATTGAAACTTAAGGCATGTAGGTACTCAGAATAGTCTGGCTGTAGAAAGCAGCCTGTACAATGAGATACCAGTGCATCATTCTGGTCATGTCAGGCattactgagaaaataaataagacCTGGCCTGTTGTCCACTATAAGGCTGGAGAGTCACTGTTAGCATTGGATCAGTTTGTTACTTCAGAATGTTCAAAGGCCGCCTTGGACAAAATACTATATGAACATATAATCCCTGCCTCAGACGGATTGTCCTAAAACAAGGTGGGACAAAAATTATCATCTCTGGTTTATGATTAATATTTTGTACCttaatgatcatagaatcacagaatcatttaggttgacctaaaagatctttaagatcatcgagtccaatcattaacctagcactgccaagtcctcCACTGAACTATGTCCCTAAAAGCCTcttttacacatcttttaaatacctacagggatggtgactcaaccactcttccccaagcctatATAGTGTTGCATGGGCTTATTGTGATTCAAGTGGCACTCAGCCTCTTTGAATTCACAGTTTATTGTGATCTGGCATTCAGCCTCTTTGAACCTCATACAGCTGGGCTcggcccattgatccagcctgtccagatccctctgtagagCCTCAAGCATGTCAACACCCCACCCAACTTTGTGTCATTTGTAAAAttcctgagggtgcacttgaccCACTCATCCAGATCATTTATAAACATAACAAAACTGGCTTCAATATTGTGCCCTGGGGAACATCACTTGTCATCAGCCACCAGCTTGATTTAACATCATTCACCACAACACTTTGGGCTTGGCTATCCAACCAGTTTGATGATGTAGCTGAAAACTTGAAATGGGATGTATACCCTGAACTCCTACAGAAGTGCATTAACCACAAGACGTATCTTTCTTTTCTAGAGTAGATAGTGGTCCGAGGCATGACATGAAGTTTAAACCTAATTATTTAGATGGCCAAGCACCTTTATTACTACCATAATGGGAGGAGTAGAGGACAAATATCTCTGTGTGCATGTACCCATATGCaatcaaaaaaataaagtttgacCTTCCCCAAAACTGTCTAAAGCCTTTGAGACATTGTGTAACTCTCATTTGGCAAATTTATTGGAgaagataaagaaaacaaactgaccAACCACCTCCTGCTACCTCACACTTTGCCTTTGTAAATCAGCAACCAATAGCATGAGAAACTCCCTCAGACAAAAATATGTTAAAGTGTGCTGTAAAAGAAttactactttttcttttgaggTCAGTATTTTCTGatcaaaaaaggcattttaaaccATAAAACAAATtatgcacatctcttacctatATTTTTGCACGGTCGTGACGAGCAGCCGTCTGATCCTGAAAAGTACAGAATAGTTTCCTGTTTAAAATTCAAGAAGAGAGATGCAGGAGCAGAAGCTGAGCCATGCAGTGTTAACATGCTAAAGTTATTTTCCACTTTGTTTCGTTAGCCTATCTCATCCTGTCTGTGCTACACTATAAAATCTTATGATATGATAAAAGCGTGAaataggaaaaacaaagcagaaagacaaTGCAACAGGTAAGAATTGATATTGATTATACATACAGCATTTACAAATTCTTAAAACACATTGGCAAAGTGATAGACTTAATTCATAAATAGAAGCCGAGATGAAACTAAAATTTCTCCCAAAGGAAATCTGCCcccaaataaaaaaagcattttttttttttacttctaatGAATCCAGAGTCTGCACTGAGCTGGAATTATAATTTGCTTCCAAACTAAAGTGCTCATTTTGGTCTATGTTCTTTCTGTTCCCCCCACTGCTCAACACTGTACCAAAGCATCTTATGGCACATCCAGAATGAGTATCTTGAAGATGCTCCAGTACACACAGCAAGAAAATATTCAGGCAATGCATATAGGTTGTTCCTTTTTCAGTAGTAGTTTTTCCCCGTCAT from Lathamus discolor isolate bLatDis1 chromosome 3, bLatDis1.hap1, whole genome shotgun sequence encodes the following:
- the LOC136009829 gene encoding inducible T-cell costimulator-like encodes the protein MKFVALTFCVLCFQFEALYGSDGCSSRPCKNIDLPHVSDSQMTVEFENGNFKFIFPNPQNVSEFSMTLFKGHEKKEICALHLSEGNVIPKSNVTYCQTMHSKSSTTFILKNLERKHMDMYTYCLEKFLPPPYIDCRLKETYLYIQDKEDCISMGLTPWIITGLIMFAMISCVCCVIACYLWNKNQQCESKSHEYNSEYMPMAAVNAAKTPRI